TTCGACCCGACCGTTTATCTGCGTGATACAACCCGGAAAAGGCTCTTGCGGGTTGGATAAAAAGGTTGGAGATAGAGGTTTGGTAATATATGGATGGGCACCACAGCTGCTGATACTGAGCCACGCTTCAACGGGCGGATTTCTATCGCACTGTGGATGGAATTCCACCATGGAGGCCATTGGACTTGGGGTACCCATTTTGGCTTGGCCCATTAGAGGTGACCAATTCTATAATGCCAAGCTGGTAGTTAATTATCTCAAGTTAGGGTATATGGTAAGTGATGATTTATCAGAAACGGTTAAAGAGGATGACATAGTTAAGGGAATTGAAATGCTGATGGGAGATGAAGAGATGCACAATAGAGCAATCCTTATCAAGGCAAaattgagagatgatggttttccAGCAAGTTCTGAGGCAGGATTGGATGCCTTTAGGGGATTTATCTTGAACCAAAAAGCAATTATTTACTAGTAATTGTCTTCtccttataattaatataaatgcaGATTATTTATTGCATCTAGGATAAGACATCAAGAATGGCTTGTTCTCCACTTGCACATTCTTTATACTACTCTTCCCACTTCAGTTTGAGTGGGGATTCAAGATGCAAGCATTTTCTTTTGTATATTTATAAAGGATTATTGTTTTTGAAGTAATTCAATTGACTGCTTAGCATAGCCAAGTCTTGAACTCTGCAACCAGATTTTGAAGAAGAGACCTGTGCTTCTGTAAAATAATTATCGAATGAATCTTAATCTCAGAAACTATAATAATGCAAAGCCAAGCATAGCACAAAGGAACATACATGGGCTTCATAGATAAGGTACATATATGTTACTTGCAAGGCAGGAAATAAACAAAAGTGAGCCTTTAGTTAGCCTTAAACGATACCTAATTGCTTCTTAGGCTTTGCTTTCAAACTTATTGTAGTATACATGTAATTCTGCATAGTTGTTCTACCCATTTCTATAGACAATTCTCGCTCCATTAATTCATCTAGCAAAAACTTTCTACTTCTCTCATCATTTTCAGCTCTTAAAGGAAGCATGTTTCCAGAAGCATCAGAAAAATGAAAGTGAAGCATTGATTGAAGACCTTGACACAAAATTGAAATAGAAAGACCACTAGGAATTGAGATGGGGATTGTACCCATCATGATTATGTGACAACCTGTATTGGTCTGGTAAGATTTCTCACCAAACCAACTCCTAATGAAACCCTTTAGCTTATTTCAACATAAGCAAAGTATTGATAGGTTGTCAAGCTTCCTGCAGAAATAGGAATTTTACTGGTGAGATCATTATTTTGATGACACCATATCTGTTAGAATGATCCACGATCCAACTGTTTAAGGTAAGAGATCCTGGAAACTTGTCTTCAGATATGTAATAGGCTCTCCAAGTTATCGATGGAGGAATCCAGCCCGTGAGATCATATGACATGAGGGATATGGCcactgaaaatattttcttcacgcAGGTAAAGTTGAGAAATATGAGAGGGAATACCCCCACTGATTGGCAGTCAAATCTTTAGTAGGAAAATCTGAAAAAATTGAAGATTACCCATTTGTGAAGGAATTGTTCCAAACATCAAGACTAAATGGAAGAGATTTCCAAGCGATCAGCACGTATTCCCATAAAGAGAGGAGAGATTGACTTTGGTTGCCAACACACGCCTTCTAATTTAGAGGAGCATAATCAATGCTTCATCTCTAACAGATGGTCAAGATATCGCATTTGAACAATTGAACTGACCTCGCTAAGCATATATATTACTGCAAACTCACCAACTCTTTCTAATGCATTGATGACATAAAAATGGCAacacaaaataataaaaacaataaaTAAAACATCATTACACAAAGCACAAATTTATAAGGAAAAACTTAGATAAACCCGGTTCATCGTGAACTCAAGATACAAATATTTAATTCTAGTCTCACCATACATGTTATGTCGAATTTCCCCAGATTTACCAATATACAACTTAACAAACTTTCCAACTTAAGGTTTGCGGAATGAACCTTATTTATCCATGAATGGAGAATTAAACAGACATCGATGCAGTAACACAATTGTAGAATGATTCATTTGGCTGCATTAAACTGGTAAGAAGCATAAGAAAGGGTACCATTGCTCCAGCTGTGGTGCACAAGCTTGGCCTTGGCATTTTCGCCTGCAGCACCCATGGCCACATGCAATGGGTAAAAGTGGTCTGGCCAAGGATGAGCCATTTTTGCGTGCGGTGCCTTCACATAAAAGTCATTCACATCGTTGTATCTGCTTAGAAAGCAAAGAGAAACAGTATTCCATAAAATAGCCCTTGAAATTAGGAAGTTCTCATTGTTTAAAATTTCATGTCCTCAAAAACCGAGCATGGAGAAAGCAAACAAAAGAAGTCACTCGAAAGATatacttaataattttagttataaatgattattgtactctatatatatatatatatatatatatatatatatatatatgcttaaattataattataattataattatattttataattaaatattatataattaataattattaatttaatatatttaattttaaattatataatttaaaaataactaaaataatattatatgatATTAAGTAACCcacttcaaaatttaaatattaatttaaatataattttttataaaaataattacattAAATTGTTTCAATAATCCAAAATCGAATGGTATTAAACAGAACCTAAATTTATAAACCCATAACCATACCAAACCGAAATCAAAACAACCAAAAAAACAGAACCAAAACCATAATAAAATGTGGTTTCGGTTCCTGTTCTAGATAACACTAGCTAGCCCTCTTATTTTTCCTGTAGAAAACATCCTACTAAAAACACTGTGCACAGTCTAGGCTAATCCATGAAACAATAACTCTAGTTAAGATTGCCATCCTTATAAAATTGAAGGAATATCAATGGGATATTATATTAGCAAAGGACATACAGATGGAGAATTGAAACAATCTTGGATCAAAGAATTACCTTCCTTGAAGAAGAGCATCTTTAAGCCAGGAATCAAACTCTAATGCCCAAGGAGGAGAGGAAGAGCCACTGGGTTTAATGGCCCTCAAGTTGTGAGTGGTGGATCCAGAACCAATTATGAGAATGCCTTCCTCCTTGAGAGGGGCTAACGCCCTGCCCATGTTATAATGGTAGGTGCCATCTTTATCCGACTGAATAGAGAGCTGGCAAACTGGGATATCAGCCTCCGGATACATGAACATCAGCGGAACCCATGCACCATGGTCAAGCCCCCGTTTTTTATCCTCATCAACACGCTTAAACCCAGATGCCATGAGCACTTGTTTCACCCTCTTCGCCAACTCCGGAGCTCCAGGCGGCGTATACTTGAGCTGGCAATATTAATGCGGGAAATTGATGTTAGAAACTAGAATATCCGAACATGATCAATCAATCAAACTCAAAATTCACAAAATAAAAATACCAAccaaagagataagagaattcgAAAATTTGGTAGGTAGGACTACCTTATACATGGCGTCGGGGAAGCCATAGAAGTCGTAGATGGTGTCGTTGAGGTCAACGACGTTAACGGCGGGCTCACGGGTATCCCAGTGGCCGGAAATGATTAGAATGGCCTTTGGCCTGTCTTTATATGTATCGTGCCGCCAGGATTGGAAGAAATGCCTTGCCGGTATGCTCTCGTCTATTGCCATCAACGGCGATCCATGCGATAAGAAAAAAGTCTCCGTGACAGCCATTTTCCAATATTTTGCAACCAAAAGAAAACCAATTCACAAGTCACAAACCGTgctgacttttttttttatatatcaaaTGACTGTTTTAATTCGCGAAATTTTCGCTGTTAGGCAGCTAACGTAAGGGAGATTATTAGGTGCACCTAACCGGAGCACAGTATAAACTAAgtttaattgaaaatattttaattaattaattaataatttatataaataatatatttttttattaatctttttattttaaatttaataatgatAAGACATATTTATGTtctgaattttattttatattagcaTTAAGTTTTTATAGTTTGCATTCCATATTTTAagcctttaaatttttaatttgttagcattatattttttttttaactatttatttGCGCGTTTACTTCATTGTAGTGTTTGACAAATTGAAGAGAAAAAGTGGTTTgatgtagaaaagaaaaaaattaaaaattgtaaaactctaaTCCTAAAAATAATACATAAAATCATCTTAAAAAAACTATAATGCAACACCTCTATATTGATTCTCTCCCttatctaaataaaaaaaaaattcaaatttgtgaAGAAATTAGAAATCACTTTTACTTGGGATTTGCCTTCGACTCTTTCTTCAAGAGCTCGACCTCATCAAAGGCAACACTTATTACTTCACTACTTAATTTTTTaggttttattaattaatagaagctaatttattattttgttcctttttttttttttttacttcttttacacTTATCTATTCGTTTAAGTGAAAAAGGATTTACCGTTTGTTAAAATGAAGAGTTTAATGTTAACATGAAGAAAATTCCAAAGATAAAATATGCGTTTAGCCATTAATAACTAAATATTTTATCAGATTATGAATTTTAAAATCACAACAAATCGATTTAATAATGGAAGGTTTTTGGTTGAGCGCTCGTCACCAACCACGCAACATTAAATTTTGCGGTTGAAGGAGCCATTCACCAAACGTATCTAACATTTCAGGATTTTTGTACCTacaaaataaattcaataaattcttaaaattatattcaaaagcagttattttatataaataatttgcataaaataataaatatatcatcacaattattaaaattattaaatagttGTTATTTTATGAAAGCTAGAAAGTTATATAAATACACACACATGAGCATTGCTTGTTTGGCAGTGCTGGCACAAAAAGGGCGTCAAAATATAAGAAACATGTACCATATGATTCTTGAACGATATATCCATTTGAAAACAACACAAAAACGTGTAGATTAAGAAGAAACCAAACaagttcttaaaaaaaaaaaaaacgattgTAAAAAATTATCTTTCACATTCACAAAGGCTGATACCTATCGTAGAAAGCCCTCTCCCCACTCAGAAATGTCTCAATTCACTAGAAACGGAACCCTACGCGGATCTTCAAAGTGAAAATGTAGCATGGACATAGCAGAATGCCTCCCATTCAGAATATACACTGGAAAACAGAATCTATTGCTGAGGGTATCAAACAGGGCCTGGAAAACAGATATCAAATTATTAGTTGGCCATGCCTTAGTGGAAAAGAAACTACAAATTTCCTATGACACACTTGTTATGTATGTGATCAAACTTTGATGTGTGTTAACCAACAGCTAAACAAAACTTAAATTACAAAACTAGTTGCCCTCTTAGGGTTGAGATTGAAAAAGCTGTTTAGTTATTTTTAAGTTCTTATatgcaaatttaattttaaatcaactTTTAATACTTTCTAACTAACATATTTAAGGACAAAAGTGAGCAAACGGTCTGTTCAATTCTGAACAAAAATACTAAAAAGGAGAAAATATAAAAACTGAATTAAACCAAAATAAACTGATTTGTATCAGTTCTTCTACATCTTTTTCTGTTCCTCAACATTCAAAACACCCTTAtctttctccctttttttttcttcttcggggggggagggggggggaatGCCAAAATTCCAATAATCTACAACTGAGATTAAAAGATCCAAATGCTAACATTTCAACAATCAAGCACCAGGATGTAGGtgcaattaataaataatataatataatataacataagaaattgaaaatttcaagatgTCATTTTTATTTGGGGGAAACAGAGAAATCTCAAATCCAGCATGGATTAATTCTATATATCAAAAATGAAACTGTATTTCAATACTTAATTCCTTAAATAACAACTAGATTGCAGACAAATCTGTGTTTGAAACCCACATCAACTTGATTGAGAAGAAGTCATGCAAATCAAAGTCAACAGACAAAAAATTAAAACCAAAAAAATTTCCAAACAAAATAGATTATACAAAGATTTTTGAAAGCTTTGGAATTCAAAGTTATGCAAATCGAAGTCTCCAGCTCTTCTAATCCCGTTGATTTGGAGGAGGACAGCAGTTGACTGTGCTGAAACACTGATGATGGCCAATGAAAGTCAAAAAGGAGAGAATAGAGGAGACGGGAGGACGGGAGGACTGAAGGAGGCTAGAAGGGGAAGAAATAAAAAGCAGAGGAAGAAGGAAGGGAAAGAAAATCAACAGCCAAGGAGAAGAACCTGGAGCCTAGAATCAAAAGAAATAGTGGAGAGTGAGTGTCAAGAGGAGAGGGGACAGCAACACGGCAAGAGGACAGGAGTCAAGGATGAGGAGAGGACTCAAAGGAGAGCAGGAGCTGTTGACATCTTGAGGAAGTAGAAGAGAGTAGGAGGAGTTGGCTGCATAAGTGTTAGGAGGCTGGGAGAGGAATTGAGGATAAGATTAAGATGTAAACCTAAAATGTAAGCGtaaatataaaactcaaaatgcaGTGTTTTTACTAAATTTAACTAAAACTTTTTACTACAAAATGAAATTGAACTAAATAAaccaatttattaaaaataagagtCAAACCAATTTTTCAAAAAACAAAACTGAAATTCTAAATTAGAttaatttggtcagttttttCGAATTCTGCTCACTCCTATTTAAGGAGGTGTTTTTTTAACAATAACGTCAAACAGACTCTAAAATGGCAAAtatgaattatatgatatatgaaaCTAGCACATTATCCACCATGTCTCAAAAATTAACATACAAGTGTCACTTCTTCAAGTGTTGGCAAGTGCAAATACAACCTAGCATCAAGTCATTTAGAATCTAGTCAACACAACCTCTAGCTCTTCATTAGGGGGAAAACTCATTTTCGGAACAAAATAAAGGGCATTGCTAGGTACCCAAAGCTCCTTACTTTGTGAGGTCAAGGGATGGCCATCTATCATATGAACCTTCCCCTTGCTTTTTAAAGAGATTGCCCGTGACTTTCCAGACACAAAAGAGCAACCTTACCATTATGCCAAGGCTCTACCCTTGAAGAGCTCCACATATGCATAAGAAATTAACAAGGCACAGTGGACATCCTACGAAAAAGAAATAAGATTGTTTTACCTGAAGTCCTCCTCATTCTCTTCCTAGTAGATGCTCTCTTAGTAGTTTTTAACAATTCAGTACCAACGGTAGCATAAGTTCTGAGCTTCTCAAGAATCCTCCTCTCACTCACACGCAACATCAAAGAATGGTACAACTTCCTTTCTTTCCTGCTACACTTTTCCAGAGCTTCTATATCATCCTTCATTGAACTTAAACCATACAAACTCTCCCTCTTGTCGGCAAGCCACAAAAGAGCACTACAAACGCTTTCTGTCAGCAACAAATCTTTATTAACTTCTGACCCATTTTCCCATGAGATATTGCATTTCTCTGACAAAATTATGCTGATGGGTTCCTTGTGGTTACAGGCAGTTGAAAATGCTAGATCCAATTTGCAATAGTCATCCTCTGGTAACAGCATTATGTACAATAAAATCAACAACTCAACTTGTGGTTCCCCATTAAACGAGATCTCAAAGTATTCAGCATTGTGGCTAACACATCCAGAGTAATCTAATTTTCTCCAAAGGGACAACCTTGCTCTGCTATATCGGCCAGAGAACAATGATGAACTCCAGTAAAGTACCAACTCCAAGTCAATATTGACAATGTCATAAGGATTATCTGGTTCTGTGAACCCATATCTATGAAGCAATGCAGCATTACCAGCGAACCCATAGGTATTAAAGATCTGAGAGGATATCAAAACGAACAAACATAAAAAAGAGGGACAGATATGACAAAAGTGTTTTTCTAAATCAAGGAAGACGTATTTTAAACATAAATAACTACTTCCAATTAATAAATCATCAAACAAGGCAGTTAATGTAGTGCACAACACATCTGATTGTGACAACAAAAGGAACACTTTTTGTTCTTGCAGTTTACAAAATTAAGCACCACAAAAAAACCCCCTATTAATGCAAGTATTCCACATAGAAACAACATGAGGTAGATTGATTCAGGTTAATCTCAAGATAGAActaatccaagaaaaactcaattCTTAGATTTTCATTCCACAATAACACATTTATTGTTGAATCTAACCAACTCAATCAATGTAAACATCAAGTTGATAGGAATGACTTGTTCATCATTCCATTTTGTCAAATGCCAAATACATATAGATAGAGGAACTCAACCCTAGTTATTAAATTTATAAGAAAATCAAAGCAGTAGAATGAAATAATTGAATATTCTTCCTAGTAAGAaccataaaattattaatatcttATATTAGGCCTTTGCCAACGTCCTTCACAGTGTGTTTTGCCAAAATACCTACCCCTCATCATTTCCTACAATAAAAGCAGTGTGCAATCAGCTTGATAAAGGTGAAAAAAATCAAGTGACTAGTGTTTTGTCAATCCAGTTGATAGGACCGGAGTTGAATATTAGGTTAACTTACCCAAATAGCACTTAGCTCCAATGCCACCAAGAAAATATGAGGATGTTAAAACTAGACATAGAAGCCCATGCAAGGTTAACCATAATGTATTGAAAAAGGAAACAGAATTGAGGAATATAATTGTGCTAATTAAATTTGCTTTCCTGTTTGGCCTAAATTATATTATTGATTTGAATCAAATGTACTTCACAAAGTCCTGCAAAGTGCAACATGTTAACGCCAGACACAcaggcaaatccaaactccaatGAATTGAATCCCAACAACTGCAGCATAGCTAACACAACCACCTCTCTGACTTTGGACCACAACAGCTACAAGTAAACTAGTTGAAAAGGTCCATAGATTCGCTTAAAATAAAAATTCCAAAAGATTCATCAAGCTATAAATATCTCAACTCTCTGATCAACCAAGATCCACATTTCCCAAATCATGTTACGAATCAATGGAACAAATCCTTCAAATTATTCAAACCGGTAATTTTGAAGAGGCGATACAAAATACAGACCTCAGCTCCAGTCTTGACATCCTTCACCATTATCATTTCCAACACGTTGGAATCATCTGAAGTGCAGCCCAATGCATTTGCTGGCTCCCCATTAACAGCACTTTCAGTATAAGAATCATTGTTGTTGCCCTCTTCATCTTCATCATCAGACTTAGAATCAAAAGTCCCACAAGTGAAGTGGACATCCTCAGCTTGGGTCTTGTGATTAAAG
This sequence is a window from Hevea brasiliensis isolate MT/VB/25A 57/8 chromosome 10, ASM3005281v1, whole genome shotgun sequence. Protein-coding genes within it:
- the LOC110668309 gene encoding ribosomal lysine N-methyltransferase 3 isoform X1, which produces MASSSSRRLRAFKRWMNSQGIEWSSDAIGFIDTPEQGVSVKALRDLTEGEVAATIPKAACLTIKTSGARDLIRAACLDGCLGLSVALMYEKSLGNKSPWAAYLQLLPDRECLPLVWTLDEVDHLLPGTELHKIVKEDKALIYDDWKESIMPLVDALHLVPDFFGAEQYFAARTLVASRSFQIDDYHGFGMVPLADLFNHKTQAEDVHFTCGTFDSKSDDEDEEGNNNDSYTESAVNGEPANALGCTSDDSNVLEMIMVKDVKTGAEIFNTYGFAGNAALLHRYGFTEPDNPYDIVNIDLELVLYWSSSLFSGRYSRARLSLWRKLDYSGCVSHNAEYFEISFNGEPQVELLILLYIMLLPEDDYCKLDLAFSTACNHKEPISIILSEKCNISWENGSEVNKDLLLTESVCSALLWLADKRESLYGLSSMKDDIEALEKCSRKERKLYHSLMLRVSERRILEKLRTYATVGTELLKTTKRASTRKRMRRTSGPV
- the LOC110668284 gene encoding extradiol ring-cleavage dioxygenase isoform X2, giving the protein MAVTETFFLSHGSPLMAIDESIPARHFFQSWRHDTYKDRPKAILIISGHWDTREPAVNVVDLNDTIYDFYGFPDAMYKLKYTPPGAPELAKRVKQVLMASGFKRVDEDKKRGLDHGAWVPLMFMYPEADIPVCQLSIQSDKDGTYHYNMGRALAPLKEEGILIIGSGSTTHNLRAIKPSGSSSPPWALEFDSWLKDALLQGRYNDVNDFYVKAPHAKMAHPWPDHFYPLHVAMGAAGENAKAKLVHHSWSNDFPTKDLTANQWGYSLSYFSTLPA
- the LOC110668284 gene encoding 4,5-DOPA dioxygenase extradiol isoform X5, with the protein product MAVTETFFLSHGSPLMAIDESIPARHFFQSWRHDTYKDRPKAILIISGHWDTREPAVNVVDLNDTIYDFYGFPDAMYKLKYTPPGAPELAKRVKQVLMASGFKRVDEDKKRGLDHGAWVPLMFMYPEADIPVCQLSIQSDKDGTYHYNMGRALAPLKEEGILIIGSGSTTHNLRAIKPSGSSSPPWALEFDSWLKDALLQGRYNDVNDFYVKAPHAKMAHPWPDHFYPLHVAMGAAGENAKAKLVHHSWSNGACG
- the LOC110668284 gene encoding extradiol ring-cleavage dioxygenase isoform X1 — its product is MAVTETFFLSHGSPLMAIDESIPARHFFQSWRHDTYKDRPKAILIISGHWDTREPAVNVVDLNDTIYDFYGFPDAMYKLKYTPPGAPELAKRVKQVLMASGFKRVDEDKKRGLDHGAWVPLMFMYPEADIPVCQLSIQSDKDGTYHYNMGRALAPLKEEGILIIGSGSTTHNLRAIKPSGSSSPPWALEFDSWLKDALLQGRYNDVNDFYVKAPHAKMAHPWPDHFYPLHVAMGAAGENAKAKLVHHSWSNEAQVSSSKSGCRVQDLAMLSSQLNYFKNNNPL
- the LOC110668284 gene encoding extradiol ring-cleavage dioxygenase isoform X3, whose protein sequence is MAVTETFFLSHGSPLMAIDESIPARHFFQSWRHDTYKDRPKAILIISGHWDTREPAVNVVDLNDTIYDFYGFPDAMYKLKYTPPGAPELAKRVKQVLMASGFKRVDEDKKRGLDHGAWVPLMFMYPEADIPVCQLSIQSDKDGTYHYNMGRALAPLKEEGILIIGSGSTTHNLRAIKPSGSSSPPWALEFDSWLKDALLQGRYNDVNDFYVKAPHAKMAHPWPDHFYPLHVAMGAAGENAKAKLVHHSWSNGTLSYASYQFNAAK
- the LOC110668284 gene encoding 4,5-DOPA dioxygenase extradiol isoform X4, whose product is MAVTETFFLSHGSPLMAIDESIPARHFFQSWRHDTYKDRPKAILIISGHWDTREPAVNVVDLNDTIYDFYGFPDAMYKLKYTPPGAPELAKRVKQVLMASGFKRVDEDKKRGLDHGAWVPLMFMYPEADIPVCQLSIQSDKDGTYHYNMGRALAPLKEEGILIIGSGSTTHNLRAIKPSGSSSPPWALEFDSWLKDALLQGRYNDVNDFYVKAPHAKMAHPWPDHFYPLHVAMGAAGENAKAKLVHHSWSNAGACG
- the LOC110668309 gene encoding ribosomal lysine N-methyltransferase 3 isoform X2, whose product is MASSSRRLRAFKRWMNSQGIEWSSDAIGFIDTPEQGVSVKALRDLTEGEVAATIPKAACLTIKTSGARDLIRAACLDGCLGLSVALMYEKSLGNKSPWAAYLQLLPDRECLPLVWTLDEVDHLLPGTELHKIVKEDKALIYDDWKESIMPLVDALHLVPDFFGAEQYFAARTLVASRSFQIDDYHGFGMVPLADLFNHKTQAEDVHFTCGTFDSKSDDEDEEGNNNDSYTESAVNGEPANALGCTSDDSNVLEMIMVKDVKTGAEIFNTYGFAGNAALLHRYGFTEPDNPYDIVNIDLELVLYWSSSLFSGRYSRARLSLWRKLDYSGCVSHNAEYFEISFNGEPQVELLILLYIMLLPEDDYCKLDLAFSTACNHKEPISIILSEKCNISWENGSEVNKDLLLTESVCSALLWLADKRESLYGLSSMKDDIEALEKCSRKERKLYHSLMLRVSERRILEKLRTYATVGTELLKTTKRASTRKRMRRTSGPV